Proteins from a genomic interval of Macaca thibetana thibetana isolate TM-01 chromosome 17, ASM2454274v1, whole genome shotgun sequence:
- the LOC126940287 gene encoding ATP synthase F(0) complex subunit C1, mitochondrial-like, with protein sequence MAGSYGTSSLLNHCWVRCFKPMGPPVWTSSWETETVQTTRALLISPAQNRCCSWGLIWPVSASFLNSPENSSKQSSYSSCPLQVVKLEFQTSVVSWHIDIAAKLIGAGAATVGVAGSGAGIGMVFGSLVIAYARNLSLKQQLFSCAILGFALSEAMGLFCRMVAFLILFAM encoded by the exons atggctgggtcatatggtacatctagccTTCTTAACCACTGCTGGGTCCGCTGCTTTAAGCCAATGGGCCCACCTGTCTGGACATCGAG CTGGGAGACTGAAACAGTGCAGACCACCAGGGCATTACTCATTTCTCCAGCTCAGAACCGCTGTTGTAGCTGGGGTCTAATCTGGCCTGTGTCTGCCTCCTTCTTGAATAGCCCAGAGAATTCATCTAAACAGTCTTCCTACAGCAGCTGCCCACTCCAGGTGGTCAAACTGGAATTCCAGACCAGTGTTGTCTCCTGGCACATTGACATAGCAGCCAAGTTGATTGGTGCTGGGGCAGCCACAGTTGGTGTGGCTGGTTCAGGGGCTGGCATTGGAATGGTGTTTGGCAGCTTGGTCATTGCTTATGCCAGGAACCTGTCTCTCAAGCAGCAGCTCTTCTCCTGTGCCATTCTGGGCTTTGCCCTGTCTGAGGCCATGGGGCTCTTCTGTCGAATGGTTGCCTTCCTCATCCTCTTTGCCATGTGA